A stretch of the Ptychodera flava strain L36383 chromosome 18, AS_Pfla_20210202, whole genome shotgun sequence genome encodes the following:
- the LOC139117893 gene encoding uncharacterized protein gives MAIKGRRKRLKTGFKAGHKRYSSRRQTLQAGPQNTPLKSTSWRRLDLAVYRRVVRKSSSPSLEHSDTLGKLLRPLPAQPSISDKYLESQLESGRKYHGGMAIVDKEKMVDMFNACQQQHSAIGECTSAEFTIFKEIKKGICWKYILNCKNCSFISDAYNMYKDVQSDRRGAKAAAPNVALQVGIQDSPIGNTKIRQILATADIDPPSRTAMQRLSNNVGLRTVILNEADMSQRIEGLKDINELRALDLHRLALFLTRTIFVGNEPGSKLVVLCQMICCKLSVFAGATRHN, from the exons ATGGCTATCAAAGGCAGGAGGAAACGTCTGAAAACTGGTTTTAAAGCTGGTCACAAGAGGTACAGCAGTAGAAGACAGACTTTACAGGCTGGTCCACAAAATACTCCACTCAAATCAACCAGCTGGAGAAGGCTTGACCTGGCTGTTTACCGTAGAGTTGTGAGGAAGAGCTCATCTCCATCCCTTGAACACTCTGACACGTTGGGGAAACTTCTGAGGCCACTGCCCGCTCAGCCAAGCATATCAGATAAGTACCTAGAATCACAATTAGAAAGTGGCAGGAAGTATCATGGAGGTATGGCCATtgtcgacaaggaaaaaatggTCGATATGTTCAACGCGTGTCAGCAGCAACATAGTGCTATTGGTGAATGTACATCTGCCGagttcacaattttcaaagaaatcaaaaaaggCATTTGTTGGAAGTATATcttgaattgtaaaaattgctctTTCATTTCAGATGCATATAATATGTACAAGGATGTTCAAAGTGATCGGAGAGGGGCGAAAGCAGCTGCCCCCAACGTGGCGCTGCAAGTTGGCATTCAAGACAGCCCCATTGGAAACACCAAAATTAGACAGATACTTGCTACGGCTGACATCGACCCCCCATCGCGTACTGCCATGCAGAGACTGTCAAATAACGTTGGACTGCGAACGGTTATTTTGAACGAAGCGGACATGTCACAGAGAATCGAGGGACTGAAAGACATTAATGAATTACGAG CTCTTGATTTGCACAGATTGGCACTATTTTTAacccggactatcttcgtgggtaacgaaccagGAAGtaaattagtggtcttgtgccagaTGATTTGTTGCAAACTATCCGTATttgcaggcgctacaagacataattaa